One stretch of Fictibacillus sp. b24 DNA includes these proteins:
- a CDS encoding acyltransferase produces the protein MNFVDSTVQLDESVKLGHFSVIEKGAKIGKNVVIGNRVTIHEDTVIGDNSTISDGAVLGKPPKPAKTSTVKLSDNIPALTLGEEVTVGANAVLYRGAEIGSNTLIADLASVRENVQIADYVIVGRGVTVENHVSIGTRTKIQSNSYITAYTTLEDHVFIAPCVTTTNDNFMGRTEERFDKIKGAIVKKGARVGGASIILPGITVAEETFVAAGALVTKDTEEKTVIKGVPAKYSKQVDERELL, from the coding sequence ATGAACTTTGTTGATTCAACAGTACAGTTAGATGAATCTGTAAAGCTAGGGCACTTTAGTGTAATCGAAAAAGGTGCAAAGATCGGTAAAAATGTTGTGATCGGGAACCGTGTAACTATTCATGAGGATACAGTGATTGGAGATAACAGTACGATTTCTGATGGAGCTGTACTCGGCAAACCACCAAAACCGGCTAAAACAAGTACGGTTAAGCTTTCCGATAATATTCCTGCTTTAACGCTTGGCGAAGAGGTTACGGTTGGGGCGAACGCGGTCCTTTATCGCGGAGCAGAAATCGGAAGTAACACCCTGATTGCAGACCTTGCCAGTGTGCGTGAGAATGTTCAGATCGCAGATTATGTTATTGTGGGACGCGGAGTTACGGTTGAAAACCATGTATCAATCGGAACACGCACGAAGATTCAATCGAACTCTTACATTACCGCTTATACAACCCTTGAGGATCATGTGTTTATCGCGCCATGCGTGACGACTACAAACGACAACTTCATGGGCCGTACAGAAGAGCGTTTTGACAAGATTAAAGGAGCAATCGTGAAGAAGGGAGCTCGTGTAGGCGGAGCGTCCATCATTCTCCCAGGCATAACAGTTGCGGAAGAAACATTTGTAGCTGCTGGAGCTCTAGTGACAAAGGATACAGAAGAAAAGACCGTCATCAAAGGCGTACCAGCTAAATATAGCAAGCAGGTTGACGAGCGGGAGTTGTTATAA